From the genome of Leptodactylus fuscus isolate aLepFus1 chromosome 1, aLepFus1.hap2, whole genome shotgun sequence, one region includes:
- the TEX261 gene encoding protein TEX261, which yields MWFIYVLSWLSLLIQVAFVTLAIAAGLYYLAELIEEYTVATSRIIKYMIWFSTAVLVGLYLFEKFPIVMIGVGLFTNVVYFGLLQTFPFIMLTSPNFILSCVLVVLNHYLAFQYFAEEYYPFSEVLAYFTFCLWLIPFAFFVSLSAGENVLPSTVPHGDDVVSNYFTKGKRGKRSGILVIFSFVKEAILPSRQKMY from the exons ATGTGGTTCATCTACGTGCTCAGCTGGCTCTCCCTGCTCATACAGGTGGCCTTTGTCACTCTGGCCATAG CGGCCGGCCTCTACTACCTGGCAGAGCTGATAGAAGAATACACGGTGGCCACCAGCAGGATCATCAAGTACATGATCTGG TTCTCCACCGCGGTGCTCGTCGGCCTCTACTTGTTTGAGAAGTTCCCCATTGTTATGATCGGCGTGGGGCTCTTCACCAATGTCGTGTACTTCGGGCTCTTGCAGACGTTCCCCTTTATCATGCTGACATCTCCAAACTTCATCCTGTCTTGCG TCCTGGTGGTGCTGAACCATTACTTGGCGTTCCAGTACTTTGCAGAAGAATATTACCCGTTCTCGGAG GTTTTGGCCTACTTCACCTTCTGCCTCTGGCTTATCCCTTTCGCTTTCTTTGTGTCGCTGTCGGCCGGGGAGAACGTGTTGCCGTCTACAGTACCGCACGGAG ATGACGTGGTATCCAACTACTTCACCAAGGGTAAGAGGGGGAAGCGCTCCGGAATCCTGGTCATCTTCTCCTTCGTCAAGGAGGCCATCCTTCCCAGCCGGCAGAAGATGTATTGA